TTGCCAAATCAACGCCCCACAATTGAAGTTATTATCAAAGAACTTGAGAAGGCGTTGTCCTTTCAGGTAAGTCAAGCATTCTAAAATTATTTTCCTTCTTTAATTTTTATTTGATTGTGGTATGTTTGGTAAATGTTAGTTTTACTGTTATATTTAAGTTAAGTTCGAATTCATTAATTTTAGAAATAATTGATTGACAGTAATGATTAAAGGTAAAAATAAGGAATTTAATGATAATGGATACAACTATTATTTGCAAGTGGAAAATTTTCTGAGACGAAAGAAATATATTACTTTGAAATTTATTCACTTATAGTACAATGTTTAAACTAAAAATGTTTAAATTACGATTCACTtttttataataatttttttttttttggaacagcaTTTACAATCACTTTAAGAGAAATATGTTTAATACTTTAAGAGAAATATGTTTAATTTCCTTAAATTGACAGAAAAGTCACGAGGCTGAAACCTTCAAATTGTCATTTGAAGATATTAAAATGGCAACAAAAGATTTCAGCCGTGTTATTGGAGAAGGAGGTTTTGGGAGTGTGTACATTGGAGAACTTGCACAAAAACATAGATATGGACGTTATGCCATAGTTGCGAAGAAGTTAAATACAGTTCATGGTCAAGGGCTTCCACAATATTACAATGAGCTTCAAATTCTTCACAAGTATAAACATGAGAATGTCATCGGTCTCGTAGGTTATAGCGACGAGACAGATGAAAAATTCATAGTTTATGAGCGAGCACCGAAAGGAAGTCTTGACAGATATTTGAATGTCGTTGAACTCACATGGAGGAAGCGACTTATGCATCGATGTTGCATCGGGGCTGGATTTCCTTCATGGTGGTGTTGAAGGACAAGAGGTGGTGATACATAGAGACATCAAAACTCCTAACATTTTATTGTTCGACGACTGGAAGGCAAAACTCGGTGATTTTGGACTTTCCTTGATTAGTAATATAGACAATGATTCACGGTATACTATTGATCATGCTTGTGGCACAAAGGGTTACGTAGACCCCTTGTACTTAAAATCAGGTCTCTTAACCAAAGAATCCGATATCTATTCATTTGGTGTGGTTTTATTTGAGATTTTGTGCGGGAGAGCAACATATAAAATCCCTAATCTCGAGGGTCTATCTCTACTTAGTTTCATGAGACACAATCTGGAAAAAGGAAACCATGATGAGATTGTGTTTAGATCTATAAGGGAAGATATTGTTCCGAAATCATTGACTACATTTGTAGACATAGTTTACAAGTGCTTAGATGATGATATAGCAAAACGACCAACATCAAAAGAAGTTCTGGCACAACTTAAGAAGGCTTTGCAGTTTCAAGTAAGTAATCACTCCCTTATGTACTAAAGCAAGCTTCCTTTAAACGTTCTCGATAAtacatacttatattatatatttgttTCTGTGATGGAAGATATATGCTCTCATATTGATATAAATGATAACGAATATTTAATGACTTCATATATAGGTTTCTAATTGTTTGATATAAACAGGATGAAGAAGAGGACATAAAACCCCTGACTGAAGACTACAAGAAAAAACTCGAGATTTCGAAGACCACCTCAGTCTAATGACTCAAATAAGGGAGATCGAATTTTGAATGTGCGATAAAAGATACTCTATTTTATGTATGATCAGCAGTCAGTTAAAAAACAGCAACTTCTGTTTGCAATAGCTATGATTGTCGAGTGATGACCATTCCAATTGCGAGGTACTTAAAAGTACTTTTATTATTGTGAAACAGAATAATCAGACAACAACAAAACACGTTTTTAAAATGGTGTTTGGGTTCGATTTTACCATGGCAAGTTATAATAATCAGATCATCAATTGTTGTTTGAACATATTTTAAAAAATCAGAATATGCAAATTTACCTATACATTGACCTAACAGAGTTTGATATACCAACTCCAATATATGCAACTATATTCAAATAGGTGGCCGATTATTAATTGTATGAAAATGCAATAACTATACTGATTTATCTTTGGTAACTAAATAGCTTTAGTAGCCCGTGCATTGCACGATGATTAAAAAATTAGTATACTAATACGTTAAATTCggtacacacacatacacacacacacatatatatatatatatatatatatatatatatatatatatatatatatatatatatcaaaaagatAAAAGATTTTTGCTTATGTGTCATTTTatgattaaattaaattaattattatgcaTATATACAATTGAGCAAATTTGAATTACTATTGATTAATAGTAACCCACTTTCATGCTTGAATGAGTTGTGCGTTCTCCTTAAATCGTTGTACTCACTAACACTCTTTACTATCAAATGTCAAACACCCCAAATTCCAAGGGCTAAAgtcaaatttaaatatttctaaataaaaaaaacttaaaaaaaatcacCCAAATCTTCAACGGACTATATCTTTTCGCTTGTCACACGTTATATTTTTCCTAAACTACGGTTCAACTTGAaacaattttacgaacacaacgcatcTACCTATACATAAAATGGATGTTTTTCAAAAAACGTTAAATATCTCGGGCTATTATGTTTTAgggtgccttattaaattgtgttaatATATTCTGAATATTATAGTCATGTTGGACAACTTTCGCTAACTACAAGTGCAGGAAAGACATTCCAAGATCAAAAAAGCATGTGATTATGCAATGTATGCAAACTCATGTAGTAACCTTTTGTATGTATGTGACTTTTCTAAATTCTTAAGTTTACCGCAGCATCGCGTGGTGGACCAATTGCTTGTTAAatctatctttatattattcatggAAACTTTAGAATCATTAAAGATTCTTAACAAGTGCCCTTAGGGCACAAGTTAGCTTTTcccatttaatatatacatatagatatagatttacatatttaaattgtatttattatgatggatatattatatagatatagatatagatagatttacatatttaaattgaagtaaataTGACTTTAATTAAACATATTCGTAGACTATGTAACTGAAATACGTGCAGTATCACTATAAACAGCATTCATAGGATGGATTAATAACACATTTATAACTTATTACTAGTATCTATTACTTATATTATCTATCTTAtacatatctatctatctatctatctatacatctatctatctatatctatatatatcattATAAAGCACGTGCCATTATGCTTACGTGTCATCTCCTCAATTAATCAAATTTAAATTATCTTACGTGTCATTCTATTAATTAATATGAATTATACATAATCTTATGTGTCACTCTATTATTAAATTAaagtaaatattaaattaataattaataaaatatggcAATGATCTTAAATTAATAGATACTCCGTGATTGTTACCTTATaaaaaagataatattaataataacattaattagtgATTTTTTGAATAGAATTCgtgatttaatattatctttatatgataatattatataaataaaatattaatataaaaatatattaaagatTTATATTAAATACTCCGTGATTTCTAATGGTTATACTCCTCCAGGGTTCTTTGTTTCTGGTATGTAACAAATGTAACATCATCATCCTTTACACTATTTTAAGCAaatattcaatttttttttatttcaatatgGTAGAATAAAATAGCAAATATTGAATAAGGTATTTCAAGTAAAAAAAACTTAAATTATTATATGGTATCtgcttttcccaaaaaaaaaagaaaaaaaaaagaaaaaagaaaaataagTTACATATGGTATCCTTAAACATATTCCTAAATTAAAATATCAGTTTGCATTCATATGTAGTCAGAATTTAGTTTCAGTTGAAACTTGAAGAACAAAATAAACTTTGATGATGTGGTGTAACACACAAATATACAACAAAATTCATGTGACTCTTCACGATAATACAAATATATACTTAAACgtcatttattaaaatatatataattatatttattttaataaacttATAATGAGGAGTACAAGACCCATATCAATATGATTACTTTTTACATGTACATGATGACCCAGATAATAAGTATGAGAAAGATTAGGTCTACCCAAATATAATAAGTAAATTAAAAGAAGATTAAAGTAATACTATTAGGATtactaaaaaaataaatttttaaatATGTTTAATTACTTTTGAGCTAAATAATACGAGTAATTAAGTTAAGTTCCAAAATTAtattttttgcacggttttttacacacccatgcaacgcacgggctcaaaaacctacacacacacacatatatcggtTTTGATATGTCCTATGTGTCATCCAACCCATGATTTTAGGGCCACTTAGGAGAGATGTTTGTCTCACAAATAACCTATACATATATAACATTTGTTCATATTTTTTTTTACCTCACACCAtacctatacatatatatacatacaccacATCAGCAACCTTAAATGCAAAAGCTAATCTCATTCAAAATTGAAAATGGTGATGTTTACACCAAAACCAAATGTTATTCAAATTATTACAATTTCCAAAGCAAACACTCAAGTATATTCACACATGTCAAGATTTCCATATTACCATATTGTCTAATCTATACACCATATTCTCTCACCATTTCAAAATCTAAAGATAAAATCTAACAATTCATATTCACTCTCCACTTCATTGCTTCAAATCTTCCAGGTATGAATTTTTTTTATGTATCCTTTACATATTCTTAATTTGTGTTATCTAATGATAATTTGTTTTCTCAACTTAGATTTCTTTTCATTTTAGTTTTAACTCATGTCTCGATCAAACAAGAACATTTCTTTAGCATCTATTGACGGACGACAAGTGAATTTTCAAATCAAAGTTAAAGTCATTCGAGTTATTCAAAAGCTTGGTCACGGATTTGACGATGGTAAGCCCACTCTGGAGCTCATAGTGTCTGATGATATGGTTTGTGTTCATTTACTTTGTTTAGTATAAATCCAGAATgtcttttgtttttttgtttttaaatatattttgatgtttttgtTTGTTACATTTATTTTGTTCATATAAGGGCCATAAAATTGTAGTCAACATCTGTAACACCCTGAAGTCCAAGTTTGATGAACACATCAAAGAATGGGGCAATTATTGTATTACCTATACTGTTGTAATTGATAGTCCCCTTTGTTAAAGGACCAAACATGTGAAACATGAGTACAAACTCATGTTTACTAAAACAACCTCTATTGTTGAATTTCCACCTAACAAATGGACTGGGAATAATGGCTTCACGTTCATTCCTTTCGATGTTTTGATAGAGAGTGAGCTTGCAGTTGGAGTTTCTGTAGGtcatttattatttatgata
This genomic stretch from Rutidosis leptorrhynchoides isolate AG116_Rl617_1_P2 chromosome 11, CSIRO_AGI_Rlap_v1, whole genome shotgun sequence harbors:
- the LOC139876051 gene encoding probable LRR receptor-like serine/threonine-protein kinase At2g28960; the encoded protein is MENKDQLPTRSYNVCIHHKKEEEYMFETEIEILGTCKHRNIDSSFLGFCDEGLGIFLVFEDVPDCQFSSMLYRSIFIWEKRLKASLDIAHGLYYLHSGMEDQKMVIHRDIRSYNILLADKSDRLEADSWEASITGFQHAVLLTRNQHNETLELDDSRKMTFYTDPEYAKSGKLKAELDVFSLGVILFEILCGTTVDRIMENESCQDTRLEQVVGRWLQKGIIKNKVAFCLKQENSENALFQHEGLNKDSLDTFIAIACRCLGELPNQRPTIEVIIKELEKALSFQKSHEAETFKLSFEDIKMATKDFSRVIGEGGFGSVYIGELAQKHRYGRYAIVAKKLNTVHGQGLPQYYNELQILHKYKHENVIGLVGSDLCIDVASGLDFLHGGVEGQEVVIHRDIKTPNILLFDDWKAKLGDFGLSLISNIDNDSRYTIDHACGTKGYVDPLYLKSGLLTKESDIYSFGVVLFEILCGRATYKIPNLEGLSLLSFMRHNLEKGNHDEIVFRSIREDIVPKSLTTFVDIVYKCLDDDIAKRPTSKEVLAQLKKALQFQDEEEDIKPLTEDYKKKLEISKTTSV